The following proteins are encoded in a genomic region of Triticum dicoccoides isolate Atlit2015 ecotype Zavitan chromosome 1B, WEW_v2.0, whole genome shotgun sequence:
- the LOC119348988 gene encoding cytochrome P450 71A1-like, which translates to MASLELDSTLVLCLLFVVSCFTIVLRGFGYGRKGTQPPSPPGLPIIGNLHQLGRGRPHRTLEALARRHGPLLLLRLGSVRAIVVSSASLAEAVLRTQDNVFCSRPQQYTARGTLYGCRDVGFSAYNERWRQLRRIAVVHLLSMKRVDSFRALREEEVARFVGRVRAASGSGAHEGRRGINVTELIITLTYTVISRAAFGNKLGGVEPVMVRDMMKELTDLLGTIAVSDVFPRLGWLVDWATGLQARVKRTAAELDSIMERTITEHEGDPGKDDGEAPDLLDDLLLIAKDGDQGFKLDRIDVKGVILDMFIAGTDTTYKTIEWTLAELMKNPREMAKVQSEVRQVAAGAHGGVLEEELEKMNLLQAAMKETLRLHPPVPLLIPRESIQDAQLHGYDIPAKTRVMVNTWAIGRDGESWENAEEFRPERFLGRTIDYNGKDPRFLPFGAGRRGCPGIAFGTRLAELMLANMMYHFDWELPDGEDPESFEVVESSGLSPGLKSALILGIKPL; encoded by the exons ATGGCATCTCTTGAGCTCGACTCTACCCTAGTCCTCTGCCTCCTTTTCGTGGTATCTTGCTTCACCATCGTCCTCAGAGGCTTCGGATATGGCCGAAAGGGCACGCAGCCGCCTTCGCCGCCTGGGTTGCCCATCATCGGCAACCTGCACCAGCTCGGGCGGGGCCGTCCTCACCGGACTCTGGAGGCTCTTGCGCGGCGCCAcggcccgctcctcctcctccgcctcggctCCGTGCGGGCCATCGTGGTCTCCTCGGCCTCGCTCGCCGAGGCGGTGCTGAGGACCCAGGACAACGTCTTCTGCAGCCGCCCGCAGCAGTACACGGCCCGCGGCACGCTCTACGGCTGCCGGGACGTCGGCTTCAGCGCCTACAACGAGCGGTGGCGCCAGCTCCGCCGCATCGCCGTGGTGCACCTCCTCAGCATGAAGCGGGTCGACTCCTTCCGCGCTCTCCGGGAGGAGGAGGTCGCGCGCTTCGTGGGACGGGTCCGCGCGGCGAGTGGGAGTGGCGCGCACGAGGGGCGTCGGGGAATCAACGTGACGGAGCTCATCATCACCTTAACCTACACCGTGATCTCCAGGGCTGCGTTCGGGAACAAGCTTGGTGGGGTGGAGCCGGTCATGGTCCGCGACATGATGAAGGAGCTCACTGACCTGCTCGGCACGATCGCCGTGAGCGACGTTTTTCCGAGACTAGGGTGGCTGGTGGACTGGGCGACGGGGCTCCAAGCGAGGGTGAAGAGGACGGCGGCCGAGCTCGACAGTATAATGGAGAGGACGATCACGGAGCACGAGGGGGACCCAGGAAAGGACGATGGCGAGGCTCCGGACCTCCTGGACGACTTGCTCTTGATCGCCAAGGATGGTGACCAGGGGTTTAAGCTGGATCGGATCGATGTGAAGGGAGTCATCTTG GACATGTTCATAGCAGGCACCGACACGACCTACAAGACGATAGAATGGACCTTGGCCGAGCTCATGAAGAATCCAAGAGAAATGGCAAAGGTGCAATCAGAGGTGAGACAGGTTGCTGCAGGCGCGCATGGAGGAGTCCTCGAGGAGGAGCTGGAAAAGATGAACCTCCTACAGGCGGCCATGAAGGAAACATTGCGGTTACACCCGCCGGTGCCGCTCCTCATCCCACGCGAATCCATTCAGGATGCACAGCTACACGGCTATGACATCCCGGCCAAGACCCGGGTCATGGTCAACACGTGGGCCATAGGGAGGGACGGCGAGTCGTGGGAGAACGCCGAAGAGTTCCGGCCAGAAAGGTTCCTCGGCAGGACCATCGACTACAATGGCAAGGACCCTCGGTTCCTACCGTTCGGCGCGGGAAGGAGGGGGTGCCCCGGTATTGCCTTTGGGACACGCCTCGCAGAGCTCATGCTGGCTAACATGATGTACCATTTCGACTGGGAGCTACCGGATGGCGAGGATCCCGAGTCATTTGAGGTTGTTGAGTCCAGTGGCTTGTCGCCTGGCCTTAAGTCTGCCTTGATCCTTGGTATAAAACCTCTGTAA